The following proteins come from a genomic window of Maribacter sp. HTCC2170:
- a CDS encoding T9SS type A sorting domain-containing protein translates to MKINLLSWLFILSSSLVCAQGEVTDIGVLPSILSENSGLIFYGDKLITHNDSGNDPVLYEVDTLSLAITRTISITNVENVDWEDLTQDEQYIYIGDIGNNRGTRTDLAIYRISKQDFDQSDSVSAEIIAYNYEDQNDFGDQGNSDWDAEALFVLDGQLIVLTKQWQSLGTVAYAIPITPGTHTATRAGNYGINGLVTGASMNTETNELIVLGYSMILEPFIYRVIEPEVQDVFVSGGLKQDVSFGFGQTEGIAFVGSNRFLVSSESYTRDVPAINLSSKLFALQLPIIEVGIPEPEPEPEPEPKPEEENETYFAVYPDQRPNIMTYELRSEKKVLARAVYDITGKRVQFHVSSEFGESEINVTTLKTGIYHLVVYLGDTVESKPFFRK, encoded by the coding sequence TTGAAAATAAATCTATTATCCTGGCTATTTATACTTTCTTCGTCTTTGGTCTGTGCCCAAGGTGAAGTGACAGATATTGGTGTTCTACCCTCAATATTAAGTGAAAATTCAGGTTTGATATTCTACGGGGATAAGCTTATTACACATAATGATTCTGGGAACGATCCTGTACTTTATGAGGTTGACACCCTTTCTTTGGCAATCACAAGGACTATTTCAATAACAAATGTCGAGAATGTCGATTGGGAAGATCTTACACAGGACGAGCAGTATATTTATATTGGTGATATAGGAAACAATAGAGGAACAAGAACTGACCTGGCTATTTATAGGATTTCTAAACAAGATTTTGACCAATCAGATTCAGTATCCGCCGAAATAATAGCCTATAATTATGAAGACCAAAATGATTTTGGCGACCAAGGCAATAGTGACTGGGATGCAGAAGCATTATTTGTTTTAGATGGACAACTAATAGTTTTAACGAAGCAGTGGCAAAGCTTGGGGACAGTGGCGTATGCCATTCCCATTACTCCTGGTACTCATACTGCAACACGTGCCGGTAATTATGGCATAAACGGCCTTGTTACGGGGGCAAGTATGAATACTGAAACAAATGAGCTGATAGTACTTGGGTATTCAATGATTTTAGAGCCCTTTATTTACAGAGTGATAGAACCTGAAGTTCAAGATGTTTTTGTAAGTGGGGGATTAAAACAAGATGTGTCTTTTGGGTTTGGGCAAACAGAAGGGATTGCCTTTGTGGGGAGCAATAGATTTCTTGTTTCGTCTGAAAGCTATACTCGTGATGTGCCGGCAATTAATTTAAGCTCCAAATTATTTGCTTTACAGCTACCTATTATTGAGGTGGGAATTCCAGAACCCGAGCCAGAACCAGAACCAGAACCGAAGCCTGAGGAAGAAAATGAAACTTATTTTGCAGTTTACCCAGATCAACGTCCCAATATAATGACATATGAATTACGCTCCGAAAAAAAAGTACTGGCAAGGGCGGTATATGATATTACGGGCAAGAGAGTACAGTTTCATGTATCTTCTGAGTTCGGTGAAAGTGAAATAAATGTAACTACCTTAAAAACAGGCATCTATCACCTCGTTGTTTATTTGGGTGATACAGTAGAATCTAAGCCATTCTTCAGAAAATAA
- a CDS encoding DUF2911 domain-containing protein, producing MKKFLLLLCVALVSFSMEAQINTPAPSPASKLKQTVGLTDVTVEYSRPSMRGRTIFGDLVPYDKLWRTGANGYTLITFSNDVIVDGQDVRAGTYSIFTKPGTDSWEVFFYTDTQGGGTPRDWDDNKVVAKTTATVYPMPEGMPVETFTITIDDLTNNGATLGLLWEKVYVGVKFEVPTDAAVSKNIDRVLNGPGAGDYYAAAVYYSSTGKDINKAKEWMDKAMAMNEKPAFWQLRQQSLIQAKAGDKKAAIATAKKSLAAAKEAGNDDYVKMNKDSLKEWGGM from the coding sequence ATGAAAAAATTTCTTTTATTACTATGTGTTGCCTTGGTTTCCTTTTCAATGGAAGCGCAAATAAATACGCCAGCACCCAGCCCTGCTTCAAAATTAAAGCAAACAGTGGGATTAACAGATGTGACCGTTGAGTATTCAAGACCCTCAATGCGTGGAAGAACCATTTTTGGAGATTTGGTTCCTTATGACAAATTATGGAGAACAGGTGCCAATGGGTATACGCTGATTACTTTTAGTAATGACGTAATAGTAGACGGTCAAGATGTTAGGGCAGGTACTTACTCTATCTTTACAAAGCCAGGTACTGATTCATGGGAGGTTTTCTTTTATACTGATACCCAAGGTGGTGGAACACCAAGAGATTGGGATGATAACAAAGTTGTTGCTAAGACCACAGCAACGGTTTATCCAATGCCTGAAGGAATGCCAGTTGAAACATTTACAATTACAATTGATGACCTTACAAATAATGGGGCAACTTTAGGATTGTTATGGGAAAAGGTCTATGTTGGGGTAAAATTTGAAGTGCCAACAGATGCTGCCGTTTCTAAAAACATTGACAGAGTTCTTAATGGGCCAGGAGCCGGTGATTACTATGCGGCCGCGGTTTATTATTCAAGTACTGGCAAGGATATAAACAAAGCAAAGGAATGGATGGATAAGGCTATGGCGATGAATGAAAAGCCAGCCTTTTGGCAACTAAGACAGCAATCATTGATTCAGGCGAAAGCTGGTGACAAAAAAGCGGCTATTGCGACAGCTAAAAAATCTTTGGCTGCAGCAAAAGAAGCTGGTAATGATGATTATGTAAAAATGAACAAGGATTCCCTTAAAGAATGGGGAGGAATGTAA
- a CDS encoding glycoside hydrolase family 2 produces MNKSFVFVLMSILLISCGKTVVKPEYTADKWENPDWENPEIFQINREEPTASFYRYADESTALKNQSWENSPLYKSLNGTWDFYYADNPQKRPVEFYQDDFDLTGWDELDVPSNWEIQGHGIPFYTNVTYMFPPNPPYIPHEENPVGSYRRNFEIPESWDGKEIYLHFEGISGAAYVWVNGEKVGYNEGSKTPAAFSITKNVKKGINTVAVQVLRWSDASYLEDQDFWRLSGIDRDVYLYATNKTTIKDFTVVADLENEYSDGLLNLQIEINNAGDDLVDKVEITLSDGGEEIYSDSSILTNTVGTSEVVFEKKLPKIKTWNAEAPNLYTLLISLKSKDGSVTEATSVKVGFRKVEIKNNQFLVNGKAVLLKGANLHDHNEHTGHVVTEELTLLDLKVMKQNNLNAIRCSHYPKNPHFYRMCDQYGFYVIDEANIEIHGMGATNQGLDENLEAQKVHPAYLPEWKEMHLDRTVRMFERDKNYTSIVTWSLGNEAGNGDNFRATYEWLKAHDSTRPTQYEGATQYENTDIQAPMYMRIPDMINYAENNPERPLIQCEYAHAMGNSVGNLQEYWDVIEKYDVLQGGFIWDWVDQGILSKNEAGEEYWAYGGDLGGEDYQNDVNFCLNGVVNPDRSAHPSLHEVKKVYQYIKFNAVNAKRGEFAIKNIYDFTNLNQFEFSWKLFENGEETATGILPEMNVEPQTTEKVKIEYPDFKSTDGESFLNIYAKTKGETILLPKDHTIAYEQFKLSEFRPETFTKNNTGKGFEISTENNLVKIKGNGFEVQFDTEKGDISSIDYGNGNILLRGVRANFWRASIDNDFGYNMPKRMKVWNEASNNQKLQNLELDSGANNKTIEELKMAQNPFKVENDLVKLTTNFNLPDVNGSVGISYEINDKGEIRITTDLEGISHELPVLPRFGNNLIIKNEYQNVNWYGRGPHENYQDRKTSALVGNYDAKVEDLYFPYIRPQENGTRVDVRKLRFVNETGAGIEIFAPELFEFSAHHQYNSDFDPGETKQQRHDVDIVKRDLVNINIDYKQMGVGGDNSWGFMALDKYQIQPENLSYSYIIRPLK; encoded by the coding sequence ATGAATAAATCCTTTGTATTTGTATTAATGTCAATCTTACTTATCTCTTGTGGGAAGACAGTTGTGAAACCTGAATATACAGCGGACAAATGGGAAAATCCTGATTGGGAAAATCCTGAAATATTCCAAATAAATCGTGAGGAACCAACAGCTTCTTTTTATAGGTATGCAGATGAGTCAACAGCTTTGAAAAATCAAAGTTGGGAGAATTCACCATTGTATAAATCTTTAAATGGAACATGGGATTTTTACTATGCGGACAACCCTCAAAAACGCCCTGTTGAATTCTATCAGGATGATTTTGATTTAACCGGTTGGGATGAATTGGATGTTCCATCAAATTGGGAAATTCAAGGGCATGGCATACCATTCTACACGAACGTCACCTATATGTTTCCTCCAAACCCTCCATATATTCCTCATGAAGAAAACCCTGTAGGGAGCTATAGAAGAAATTTTGAGATTCCAGAGAGTTGGGATGGTAAGGAAATATACCTTCATTTTGAAGGAATCAGCGGTGCTGCATACGTTTGGGTAAATGGAGAAAAAGTTGGTTATAATGAAGGAAGTAAAACACCTGCGGCATTCTCAATTACCAAGAATGTAAAAAAGGGAATTAATACTGTTGCTGTGCAAGTTCTACGTTGGTCTGATGCCAGTTATTTGGAAGATCAGGACTTTTGGAGACTGAGCGGAATTGATCGCGATGTTTACCTATATGCGACTAATAAAACAACAATCAAGGATTTTACCGTTGTTGCTGACCTTGAAAATGAATACAGTGATGGATTATTGAACCTACAAATAGAGATTAACAATGCAGGCGATGATTTGGTTGATAAAGTTGAAATTACCTTGAGTGATGGTGGGGAGGAAATATATTCGGATTCAAGTATACTAACTAATACAGTAGGAACTTCTGAAGTGGTTTTCGAAAAGAAACTGCCAAAAATAAAGACATGGAATGCGGAAGCACCTAACCTATATACCCTTTTGATTAGCCTTAAATCCAAAGATGGTTCTGTCACAGAGGCTACAAGCGTAAAAGTTGGCTTTAGAAAGGTAGAGATCAAGAATAACCAATTTCTGGTAAATGGGAAAGCCGTTTTATTGAAAGGCGCCAATTTACATGATCATAACGAACATACAGGACATGTGGTCACAGAAGAACTTACCCTTTTGGACCTTAAGGTCATGAAACAGAACAATCTGAATGCTATTCGATGTAGTCATTACCCCAAGAACCCACATTTTTATAGAATGTGCGATCAGTATGGTTTTTATGTTATTGACGAGGCGAATATCGAGATTCATGGTATGGGAGCAACAAACCAAGGGCTGGATGAAAATTTAGAGGCACAGAAAGTACATCCGGCTTATTTACCTGAATGGAAAGAAATGCATTTAGATCGCACAGTCAGGATGTTTGAACGCGACAAGAATTATACTAGTATAGTTACTTGGTCCTTGGGGAATGAAGCGGGTAATGGTGATAATTTTCGTGCAACTTATGAATGGCTAAAAGCGCATGACAGCACACGGCCAACACAGTATGAAGGGGCAACACAATATGAGAATACAGATATTCAGGCACCTATGTATATGCGTATTCCAGATATGATTAATTATGCAGAGAATAATCCTGAACGTCCTCTCATTCAATGTGAGTACGCCCATGCAATGGGTAATAGTGTTGGTAACCTTCAAGAATATTGGGATGTCATTGAGAAATATGATGTACTGCAAGGTGGTTTTATTTGGGATTGGGTGGATCAGGGAATTCTCTCAAAGAATGAAGCTGGTGAAGAATATTGGGCTTATGGCGGGGATTTAGGTGGTGAGGACTACCAAAATGATGTGAATTTTTGTTTGAATGGCGTTGTGAATCCTGATAGATCAGCACACCCGTCTTTACATGAGGTAAAAAAAGTATACCAGTACATCAAATTCAATGCTGTAAATGCCAAGAGAGGGGAATTTGCAATAAAAAATATCTATGATTTCACAAATTTAAATCAGTTTGAATTTAGTTGGAAATTGTTTGAAAATGGTGAAGAAACAGCAACAGGAATACTTCCTGAAATGAATGTAGAACCTCAAACTACCGAAAAAGTCAAAATTGAATATCCTGATTTTAAATCTACGGATGGTGAGAGTTTCTTGAACATTTATGCAAAAACTAAAGGCGAAACCATATTGCTACCAAAGGACCATACTATTGCTTATGAACAGTTTAAGCTTTCTGAGTTCAGACCAGAAACATTCACCAAAAATAATACTGGAAAAGGATTTGAAATTTCTACAGAAAACAACTTAGTCAAAATAAAAGGAAATGGATTTGAAGTTCAATTTGATACGGAAAAAGGCGATATAAGTTCAATTGACTATGGTAACGGCAATATTCTTTTGAGAGGTGTCCGGGCTAATTTCTGGAGGGCCTCCATCGATAATGACTTTGGGTATAATATGCCAAAAAGGATGAAAGTATGGAATGAGGCTAGCAACAATCAAAAATTACAAAACCTTGAATTGGATTCTGGAGCAAACAACAAAACCATTGAAGAATTGAAAATGGCCCAAAATCCGTTCAAAGTTGAGAATGATTTAGTCAAATTAACTACGAATTTCAATCTTCCTGATGTAAATGGTAGTGTTGGAATTAGCTACGAAATAAATGACAAGGGTGAAATAAGAATAACGACGGATTTAGAAGGCATTTCACATGAATTGCCTGTGCTACCGCGATTTGGTAATAATTTGATTATCAAGAATGAATATCAAAATGTAAACTGGTATGGTCGTGGACCACATGAAAATTACCAAGATCGTAAAACATCTGCACTAGTAGGCAATTATGATGCGAAAGTGGAGGATTTGTACTTTCCCTATATTCGACCTCAAGAAAATGGTACTCGAGTTGATGTTCGTAAGCTGAGGTTTGTGAATGAAACTGGAGCAGGAATTGAAATATTTGCGCCCGAATTATTTGAATTTAGCGCACATCATCAGTATAATTCAGATTTTGACCCCGGTGAAACCAAACAACAGCGACATGATGTAGATATCGTAAAAAGAGATTTGGTGAACATCAACATAGACTATAAACAAATGGGAGTTGGTGGTGATAATAGTTGGGGATTTATGGCATTGGATAAATACCAAATTCAACCCGAAAATTTATCCTATAGCTATATAATTAGACCTTTAAAATAA